Within Thermodesulfobacteriota bacterium, the genomic segment CGGATTCGGCCTGGCACTCGCCGGCGGCACGACATGGTACTTCGTTAAAGAACCCGCCATCATGCTCGTCACCCTTGTGGGGGTCGCCATCTACTTCCTCTTCTACGACTACGATAATATGGAGGAGAAGGAAAGAGAAGAGGAAAGAAAGAAGAGGATGACGGGCGGCCCCCGGCAGGGTGGCGATACGTAGAACGTAGCCGCCTTCCCTCCTTCCCCCTGCAGGTGGAAACGCACTATAACCTCGGCCTCCTCTTACGAGATAAGGGGAGCGTGGACGGGGCCATAAGGGAGTTCGAGGAGGCGTTAAGGATAGACCCCGCTTTTCAGGGGCCGCGCACGGCACTTGAGGAGCTTTCCAGGCGAGGTATCTTTGAAATGGAGAGAGCCGGACATTGACCTCAAAGACCGCCATAATAGTCCTTTTTATGGTCTCCTCCGTCGTATACCTGAATAGCCTTCCGAACGGCTTTGTATACGACGACTTGCCACAGGTAGTACAGAACCCGCGGATCCAGGATCCCAGCTCCCTTCCCGACATCTTCCTCACGGACGTATGGTCATTCAGCGGCAGGAACGCCTCGAACTATTACCGCCCGGTGATGTACTTGATCTTTACGGCCGACTATCATCTCTTCGGCCTCAACCCCCTGGGGTTTCACCTGACAAGCGTGCTCTTGCATGCCGGGGTCACGGTCATGGTCTTCCTTATAACCTCTTTTATTCTCGGCAGCCCGTCCCGGGCTCAGGGCGGGACCGAAAACGACGCTTCACCCGCCGCAGGCGGCCG encodes:
- a CDS encoding tetratricopeptide repeat protein; the encoded protein is METHYNLGLLLRDKGSVDGAIREFEEALRIDPAFQGPRTALEELSRRGIFEMERAGH